One genomic segment of Bradyrhizobium diazoefficiens includes these proteins:
- the nuoG gene encoding NADH-quinone oxidoreductase subunit NuoG gives MTKLIIDGKEIDVPAEYTLLQACEAAGAEIPRFCYHERLSIAGNCRMCLVEVKGGPKPVASCAWGVRDCRPGPKGEPPEISTRSPMVKKAREGVMEFLLINHPLDCPICDQGGECDLQDQAMGYGVDTSRFAENKRAVEDKYLGALVKTSMNRCIQCTRCVRFSAEVAGAPEMGATGRGEDMEITTYLEHALTSELQGNLVDICPVGALTSKPYAFAARPWELGKTQSIDVMDGLGSAIRVDTRGREVMRILPRINEAVNEEWISDKTRHVVDGLRTQRLDRPYIREAGKLRAASWQEAFAAIASKAARTDGKRIGAIAGDLAGVEEMFALKDLLSKYGSSNLAVQGGDAFDPALGRGSYIFNPTLAGVEQADALLIIGANPRKEAAVFNARIRKRWRAGGFKIGVIGAKADLTYDYDHLGAGTETLSELAAGKHSFMDVLKNAKHPIILVGAGAAARHDGAAILASAAKLALDVGAVKDGWNGFGVLHETASRVGALDIGFTATAGGLNAAQMTTFGTLDLLFLLGADEIKAPDGTFVVYIGTHGDRGAHRADVILPAAAYTEKSAIYVNTEGRVQMTGRAAFPPGEAREDWAIVRALSEALGKKLGYDSLSALRQAIFKAVPHLIRLDQIEAGSADQIRKLAGKGGTPEKAPFKAAIEDFYLTNPIARASAVMAECSRLASGQMLTAAE, from the coding sequence ATGACCAAGCTCATCATCGACGGCAAAGAGATCGATGTCCCCGCCGAGTACACGCTGCTTCAGGCGTGCGAGGCAGCCGGCGCCGAGATTCCGCGCTTCTGCTATCACGAGCGGCTGTCGATCGCCGGCAATTGCCGGATGTGCCTCGTCGAGGTGAAGGGCGGCCCGAAGCCGGTCGCAAGCTGCGCCTGGGGCGTGCGCGACTGCCGTCCGGGTCCCAAGGGCGAGCCGCCGGAGATCTCGACGCGTTCACCGATGGTGAAGAAGGCGCGCGAAGGCGTGATGGAATTCCTTCTGATCAACCACCCGCTGGACTGCCCGATCTGCGACCAGGGCGGCGAGTGCGACCTGCAGGACCAGGCGATGGGCTATGGTGTCGACACCAGCCGCTTCGCCGAGAACAAGCGCGCGGTCGAGGACAAATATCTCGGCGCGCTGGTCAAGACCTCGATGAACCGCTGCATCCAGTGCACGCGCTGCGTCCGCTTCTCGGCGGAAGTCGCCGGCGCCCCCGAGATGGGCGCGACCGGGCGCGGCGAGGACATGGAGATCACGACCTATCTCGAGCACGCGCTGACGTCGGAATTGCAGGGCAATCTCGTCGACATCTGCCCGGTCGGCGCGCTGACCTCGAAGCCTTATGCCTTTGCGGCGCGTCCCTGGGAGCTCGGCAAGACCCAGTCGATCGACGTGATGGACGGTCTGGGATCTGCGATCCGCGTCGACACCCGCGGCCGCGAGGTGATGCGCATTCTGCCGCGCATCAACGAGGCCGTGAACGAGGAGTGGATCTCCGACAAGACCCGCCACGTCGTCGACGGCCTGCGTACCCAGCGGCTCGACCGGCCCTATATCCGCGAGGCCGGCAAGCTGCGCGCGGCGAGCTGGCAGGAGGCCTTCGCCGCGATCGCCTCGAAGGCGGCGCGCACCGACGGCAAGCGCATCGGCGCGATCGCAGGCGACCTCGCCGGCGTCGAGGAGATGTTCGCGCTGAAGGATCTCTTGTCGAAGTACGGCTCGAGCAATCTGGCGGTGCAGGGCGGCGATGCCTTCGATCCCGCGCTTGGCCGCGGTTCCTACATCTTCAATCCGACGCTGGCCGGCGTCGAGCAGGCCGACGCGCTGCTCATCATCGGCGCCAATCCGCGGAAAGAGGCGGCCGTGTTCAACGCCCGCATCCGCAAGCGCTGGCGCGCCGGCGGCTTCAAAATCGGCGTGATCGGCGCCAAGGCCGACCTGACCTACGACTACGACCATCTCGGCGCGGGCACCGAGACGCTCAGCGAACTCGCGGCCGGCAAGCACTCCTTCATGGACGTGCTGAAGAACGCCAAGCACCCGATCATCCTGGTCGGCGCGGGCGCCGCCGCGCGCCATGACGGCGCGGCCATTCTCGCAAGCGCCGCCAAGCTCGCGCTCGATGTCGGCGCGGTGAAGGACGGCTGGAACGGTTTTGGCGTGCTGCACGAGACCGCCTCGCGCGTCGGCGCGCTCGATATCGGCTTCACCGCGACCGCGGGCGGCCTGAACGCGGCGCAGATGACGACGTTCGGCACGCTCGACCTGCTGTTCCTGTTAGGGGCCGACGAGATCAAGGCGCCGGATGGCACCTTCGTCGTCTATATCGGCACCCATGGCGACCGCGGCGCGCATCGCGCCGACGTGATCCTGCCGGCGGCCGCCTACACCGAGAAGTCCGCGATCTACGTCAACACCGAAGGCCGCGTGCAGATGACCGGCCGTGCCGCGTTCCCGCCGGGCGAAGCCCGCGAGGACTGGGCGATCGTCCGGGCGCTGTCGGAAGCGCTCGGCAAGAAGCTCGGTTATGACTCGCTCTCGGCGCTGCGCCAGGCGATCTTCAAGGCGGTGCCGCATCTGATCCGTCTCGACCAGATCGAGGCCGGCTCCGCCGACCAGATCAGGAAGCTGGCGGGCAAGGGCGGCACGCCCGAGAAGGCGCCGTTCAAGGCCGCGATCGAGGACTTCTACCTGACCAACCCGATCGCGCGTGCGTCCGCCGTGATGGCGGAATGTTCGCGGCTTGCCTCCGGGCAGATGCTGACCGCAGCGGAGTGA
- the nuoH gene encoding NADH-quinone oxidoreductase subunit NuoH, translated as MEFFESAFWTGFLWPLIIMVAESVLVLVVLLIAIAYILLADRKIWAAVQIRRGPNVVGPWGLLQSFADLLKFVLKEPIIPAGANKGVFLLAPLVSCVLALAAWAVIPTNLGWVISDINVGVLFIFAISSLSIYGIIMAGWSSNSKYPFLAALRSAAQMVSYEVSIGFVIITVLLCAGTLNLSAVVEAQHARGLASLIGLPQLTILNWYVWPLFPMFVVFYVSALAETNRPPFDLVEAESELVAGFMVEYGSTPYLLFMLGEYVAIVTMCALATILFLGGWLPPVDLPPFNWVPGIIWFSLKVFFMFFLFAMAKAIVPRYRYDQLMRLGWKVFLPISLVMVVVVAGVLHFAGIAPK; from the coding sequence ATGGAATTCTTCGAAAGCGCATTCTGGACCGGCTTCCTCTGGCCGCTGATCATCATGGTCGCGGAGAGCGTGCTGGTGCTGGTCGTCCTGCTGATCGCGATCGCCTACATCCTGCTCGCCGACCGCAAGATCTGGGCGGCGGTGCAGATTCGCCGCGGCCCGAACGTGGTCGGCCCTTGGGGCCTGCTGCAGTCCTTCGCGGACCTGCTCAAGTTCGTGCTGAAGGAGCCGATCATTCCGGCCGGCGCCAACAAGGGCGTGTTTCTCCTCGCTCCCTTGGTCTCCTGCGTGCTCGCGCTCGCGGCCTGGGCGGTGATCCCGACCAATCTCGGCTGGGTGATCTCCGACATCAATGTCGGCGTGCTCTTCATCTTCGCGATCTCGTCGCTGTCGATCTACGGCATCATCATGGCCGGCTGGTCGTCGAACTCGAAATATCCGTTCCTGGCTGCGCTGCGCTCGGCGGCGCAGATGGTGTCCTATGAAGTCTCGATCGGCTTCGTTATCATCACCGTGCTGCTCTGCGCCGGCACGCTGAACCTGTCGGCCGTGGTCGAAGCCCAGCATGCCCGCGGCCTCGCCAGCCTGATCGGGCTGCCGCAACTCACCATCCTGAACTGGTACGTCTGGCCGCTGTTCCCGATGTTCGTCGTCTTCTACGTCTCGGCGCTGGCGGAAACCAACCGTCCGCCGTTCGATCTCGTGGAAGCGGAATCCGAGCTCGTCGCCGGCTTCATGGTGGAATACGGCTCGACGCCGTATCTCTTGTTCATGCTCGGCGAATATGTCGCGATCGTCACGATGTGCGCGCTGGCGACGATCCTGTTCCTCGGAGGCTGGCTGCCGCCGGTGGACCTGCCGCCGTTCAACTGGGTGCCGGGGATCATCTGGTTCTCGCTCAAAGTCTTCTTCATGTTCTTCCTGTTCGCGATGGCGAAGGCGATCGTGCCGCGCTACCGCTACGATCAACTGATGCGTCTCGGCTGGAAGGTGTTCCTGCCGATCTCGCTCGTGATGGTGGTCGTGGTGGCCGGCGTGCTGCATTTCGCCGGCATCGCGCCGAAGTGA